From one Phocoena sinus isolate mPhoSin1 chromosome 6, mPhoSin1.pri, whole genome shotgun sequence genomic stretch:
- the SPOUT1 gene encoding putative methyltransferase C9orf114 homolog isoform X2, whose protein sequence is MAERGRKRPCGPGEHGQRVEWRKWKQQKKEEKKKWKDLKMMKKLERQRVQEEQAKRQQEEEAAAQREDRGRHYTLSVALPGSILDNAQSPELRTYLAGQIARACTIFCVDEIVVFDEEGQDAKTVEGEFRGVGKKGQACVQLARILQYLECPQYLRKAFFPKHQDLQFAESSWPSPTTGLLNPLDSPHHMRQDEESEFREGIVVDRPTRPGQGSFVNCGMKKEVKIDKHLEPGLRVTVRLNQQQLPESKTYRGKVVSSQDPRTKAGLYWGYTVRLASCLSAVFAEAPFQDGYDLTIGTSERGSDVASAQLPNFRHALVVFGGLQGLEAGVDADPNLEVAEPSVLFDRKPSSSPWLPCSLASPTQVPGPAEGSVGPKMAQKQW, encoded by the exons ATGGCGGAGCGCGGGAGGAAGAGGCCCTGCGGCCCG GGTGAACATGGCCAGAGGGTGGAGTGGCGAAAATGGAAGCAACAGA aaaaagaggagaaaaagaagtggaAGGATCTCAAGATGATGAAGAAACTGGAGCGGCAGCGAGTGCAGGAGGAACAGGCAAAGCGAcagcaggaggaggaggcagcTGCCCAGAGGGAGGATCGGG GGCGGCACTACACCCTGAGCGTGGCCCTTCCGGGCTCCATCCTGGACAACGCCCAGTCGCCCGAGCTTCGCACCTACCTGGCCGGCCAGATTGCTAGAGCCTGCACCATCTTCTGTGTGGATGAGATTGTGGTGTTTGATGAAGAGGGCCAAGATGCCAA gaCTGTGGAGGGGGAATTCAGGGGAGTCGGCAAGAAGGGGCAGGCATGCGTGCAGCTGGCCCGGATCCTGCAGTACCTAGAGTGTCCACA GTACCTAAGAAAAGCATTCTTCCCCAAGCATCAGGATCTACAGTTTGCAG AATCTTCCTGGCCCTCCCCAACCACAGGGCTCCTGAACCCCTTGGACAGCCCTCACCACATGCGTCAGGATGAGGAATCCGAGTTCCGAGAGGGCATCGTGGTGGACCGGCCCACCCGGCCGGGCCAGGGCTCCTTTGTCAACTGTGGCATGAAGAAG GAGGTGAAGATCGACAAGCACTTGGAGCCTGGACTCCGGGTGACGGTGCGGCTGAACCAGCAGCAGCTCCCAG AAAGCAAGACCTACCGTGGAAAAGTTGTGTCGTCACAGGACCCTCGCACCAAAGCTGGTCTCTACTGGGGCTACACGGTCCGCCTGGCCTCCTGCCTCA GTGCTGTGTTTGCTGAGGCCCCCTTCCAGGACGGCTATGACCTGACCATTGGGACATCAGAGCGAGGCTCAGACGTGGCCTCCGCCCAGCTTCCCAACTTCAG GCACGCTCTCGTGGTGTTTGGGGGCCTCCAAGGGCTGGAAGCTGGAGTGGATGCTGACCCCAACCTGGAGGTGGCTGAGCCCAGTGTCCTCTTCGACCG GAAGCCATCCTCATCTCCCTGGCTGCCCTGCAGCCTGGCCTCACCCACGCAGGTGCCCGGCCCAGCTGAAGGTTCTGTCGGGCCCAAGATGGCACAGAAGCAGTGGTGA
- the SPOUT1 gene encoding putative methyltransferase C9orf114 homolog isoform X1: MAERGRKRPCGPGEHGQRVEWRKWKQQKKEEKKKWKDLKMMKKLERQRVQEEQAKRQQEEEAAAQREDRGRHYTLSVALPGSILDNAQSPELRTYLAGQIARACTIFCVDEIVVFDEEGQDAKTVEGEFRGVGKKGQACVQLARILQYLECPQYLRKAFFPKHQDLQFAESSWPSPTTGLLNPLDSPHHMRQDEESEFREGIVVDRPTRPGQGSFVNCGMKKEVKIDKHLEPGLRVTVRLNQQQLPESKTYRGKVVSSQDPRTKAGLYWGYTVRLASCLSAVFAEAPFQDGYDLTIGTSERGSDVASAQLPNFRHALVVFGGLQGLEAGVDADPNLEVAEPSVLFDRYVNTCPKQGSRTIRTEEAILISLAALQPGLTHAGARPS, encoded by the exons ATGGCGGAGCGCGGGAGGAAGAGGCCCTGCGGCCCG GGTGAACATGGCCAGAGGGTGGAGTGGCGAAAATGGAAGCAACAGA aaaaagaggagaaaaagaagtggaAGGATCTCAAGATGATGAAGAAACTGGAGCGGCAGCGAGTGCAGGAGGAACAGGCAAAGCGAcagcaggaggaggaggcagcTGCCCAGAGGGAGGATCGGG GGCGGCACTACACCCTGAGCGTGGCCCTTCCGGGCTCCATCCTGGACAACGCCCAGTCGCCCGAGCTTCGCACCTACCTGGCCGGCCAGATTGCTAGAGCCTGCACCATCTTCTGTGTGGATGAGATTGTGGTGTTTGATGAAGAGGGCCAAGATGCCAA gaCTGTGGAGGGGGAATTCAGGGGAGTCGGCAAGAAGGGGCAGGCATGCGTGCAGCTGGCCCGGATCCTGCAGTACCTAGAGTGTCCACA GTACCTAAGAAAAGCATTCTTCCCCAAGCATCAGGATCTACAGTTTGCAG AATCTTCCTGGCCCTCCCCAACCACAGGGCTCCTGAACCCCTTGGACAGCCCTCACCACATGCGTCAGGATGAGGAATCCGAGTTCCGAGAGGGCATCGTGGTGGACCGGCCCACCCGGCCGGGCCAGGGCTCCTTTGTCAACTGTGGCATGAAGAAG GAGGTGAAGATCGACAAGCACTTGGAGCCTGGACTCCGGGTGACGGTGCGGCTGAACCAGCAGCAGCTCCCAG AAAGCAAGACCTACCGTGGAAAAGTTGTGTCGTCACAGGACCCTCGCACCAAAGCTGGTCTCTACTGGGGCTACACGGTCCGCCTGGCCTCCTGCCTCA GTGCTGTGTTTGCTGAGGCCCCCTTCCAGGACGGCTATGACCTGACCATTGGGACATCAGAGCGAGGCTCAGACGTGGCCTCCGCCCAGCTTCCCAACTTCAG GCACGCTCTCGTGGTGTTTGGGGGCCTCCAAGGGCTGGAAGCTGGAGTGGATGCTGACCCCAACCTGGAGGTGGCTGAGCCCAGTGTCCTCTTCGACCGGTACGTCAACACCTGCCCCAAGCAGGGCAGCCGCACCATCCGCACCGAG GAAGCCATCCTCATCTCCCTGGCTGCCCTGCAGCCTGGCCTCACCCACGCAGGTGCCCGGCCCAGCTGA
- the SPOUT1 gene encoding putative methyltransferase C9orf114 homolog isoform X3 gives MAERGRKRPCGPGEHGQRVEWRKWKQQKKEEKKKWKDLKMMKKLERQRVQEEQAKRQQEEEAAAQREDRGRHYTLSVALPGSILDNAQSPELRTYLAGQIARACTIFCVDEIVVFDEEGQDAKTVEGEFRGVGKKGQACVQLARILQYLECPQYLRKAFFPKHQDLQFAGLLNPLDSPHHMRQDEESEFREGIVVDRPTRPGQGSFVNCGMKKEVKIDKHLEPGLRVTVRLNQQQLPESKTYRGKVVSSQDPRTKAGLYWGYTVRLASCLSAVFAEAPFQDGYDLTIGTSERGSDVASAQLPNFRHALVVFGGLQGLEAGVDADPNLEVAEPSVLFDRYVNTCPKQGSRTIRTEEAILISLAALQPGLTHAGARPS, from the exons ATGGCGGAGCGCGGGAGGAAGAGGCCCTGCGGCCCG GGTGAACATGGCCAGAGGGTGGAGTGGCGAAAATGGAAGCAACAGA aaaaagaggagaaaaagaagtggaAGGATCTCAAGATGATGAAGAAACTGGAGCGGCAGCGAGTGCAGGAGGAACAGGCAAAGCGAcagcaggaggaggaggcagcTGCCCAGAGGGAGGATCGGG GGCGGCACTACACCCTGAGCGTGGCCCTTCCGGGCTCCATCCTGGACAACGCCCAGTCGCCCGAGCTTCGCACCTACCTGGCCGGCCAGATTGCTAGAGCCTGCACCATCTTCTGTGTGGATGAGATTGTGGTGTTTGATGAAGAGGGCCAAGATGCCAA gaCTGTGGAGGGGGAATTCAGGGGAGTCGGCAAGAAGGGGCAGGCATGCGTGCAGCTGGCCCGGATCCTGCAGTACCTAGAGTGTCCACA GTACCTAAGAAAAGCATTCTTCCCCAAGCATCAGGATCTACAGTTTGCAG GGCTCCTGAACCCCTTGGACAGCCCTCACCACATGCGTCAGGATGAGGAATCCGAGTTCCGAGAGGGCATCGTGGTGGACCGGCCCACCCGGCCGGGCCAGGGCTCCTTTGTCAACTGTGGCATGAAGAAG GAGGTGAAGATCGACAAGCACTTGGAGCCTGGACTCCGGGTGACGGTGCGGCTGAACCAGCAGCAGCTCCCAG AAAGCAAGACCTACCGTGGAAAAGTTGTGTCGTCACAGGACCCTCGCACCAAAGCTGGTCTCTACTGGGGCTACACGGTCCGCCTGGCCTCCTGCCTCA GTGCTGTGTTTGCTGAGGCCCCCTTCCAGGACGGCTATGACCTGACCATTGGGACATCAGAGCGAGGCTCAGACGTGGCCTCCGCCCAGCTTCCCAACTTCAG GCACGCTCTCGTGGTGTTTGGGGGCCTCCAAGGGCTGGAAGCTGGAGTGGATGCTGACCCCAACCTGGAGGTGGCTGAGCCCAGTGTCCTCTTCGACCGGTACGTCAACACCTGCCCCAAGCAGGGCAGCCGCACCATCCGCACCGAG GAAGCCATCCTCATCTCCCTGGCTGCCCTGCAGCCTGGCCTCACCCACGCAGGTGCCCGGCCCAGCTGA
- the SPOUT1 gene encoding putative methyltransferase C9orf114 homolog isoform X4, with product MAERGRKRPCGPGEHGQRVEWRKWKQQKKEEKKKWKDLKMMKKLERQRVQEEQAKRQQEEEAAAQREDRGRHYTLSVALPGSILDNAQSPELRTYLAGQIARACTIFCVDEIVVFDEEGQDAKTVEGEFRGVGKKGQACVQLARILQYLECPQYLRKAFFPKHQDLQFAGLLNPLDSPHHMRQDEESEFREGIVVDRPTRPGQGSFVNCGMKKEVKIDKHLEPGLRVTVRLNQQQLPESKTYRGKVVSSQDPRTKAGLYWGYTVRLASCLSAVFAEAPFQDGYDLTIGTSERGSDVASAQLPNFRHALVVFGGLQGLEAGVDADPNLEVAEPSVLFDRKPSSSPWLPCSLASPTQVPGPAEGSVGPKMAQKQW from the exons ATGGCGGAGCGCGGGAGGAAGAGGCCCTGCGGCCCG GGTGAACATGGCCAGAGGGTGGAGTGGCGAAAATGGAAGCAACAGA aaaaagaggagaaaaagaagtggaAGGATCTCAAGATGATGAAGAAACTGGAGCGGCAGCGAGTGCAGGAGGAACAGGCAAAGCGAcagcaggaggaggaggcagcTGCCCAGAGGGAGGATCGGG GGCGGCACTACACCCTGAGCGTGGCCCTTCCGGGCTCCATCCTGGACAACGCCCAGTCGCCCGAGCTTCGCACCTACCTGGCCGGCCAGATTGCTAGAGCCTGCACCATCTTCTGTGTGGATGAGATTGTGGTGTTTGATGAAGAGGGCCAAGATGCCAA gaCTGTGGAGGGGGAATTCAGGGGAGTCGGCAAGAAGGGGCAGGCATGCGTGCAGCTGGCCCGGATCCTGCAGTACCTAGAGTGTCCACA GTACCTAAGAAAAGCATTCTTCCCCAAGCATCAGGATCTACAGTTTGCAG GGCTCCTGAACCCCTTGGACAGCCCTCACCACATGCGTCAGGATGAGGAATCCGAGTTCCGAGAGGGCATCGTGGTGGACCGGCCCACCCGGCCGGGCCAGGGCTCCTTTGTCAACTGTGGCATGAAGAAG GAGGTGAAGATCGACAAGCACTTGGAGCCTGGACTCCGGGTGACGGTGCGGCTGAACCAGCAGCAGCTCCCAG AAAGCAAGACCTACCGTGGAAAAGTTGTGTCGTCACAGGACCCTCGCACCAAAGCTGGTCTCTACTGGGGCTACACGGTCCGCCTGGCCTCCTGCCTCA GTGCTGTGTTTGCTGAGGCCCCCTTCCAGGACGGCTATGACCTGACCATTGGGACATCAGAGCGAGGCTCAGACGTGGCCTCCGCCCAGCTTCCCAACTTCAG GCACGCTCTCGTGGTGTTTGGGGGCCTCCAAGGGCTGGAAGCTGGAGTGGATGCTGACCCCAACCTGGAGGTGGCTGAGCCCAGTGTCCTCTTCGACCG GAAGCCATCCTCATCTCCCTGGCTGCCCTGCAGCCTGGCCTCACCCACGCAGGTGCCCGGCCCAGCTGAAGGTTCTGTCGGGCCCAAGATGGCACAGAAGCAGTGGTGA
- the ENDOG gene encoding endonuclease G, mitochondrial, which translates to MAKQLLRGGLTLALGAGLGAAAEGWRRRAGARAAPGLLSRLPVLPVAAAAGLPAVPGAPTGGSPGELAKYGLPGVAQLKCRESYMLCYDPRTRGALWVVEQLRPENLRGDGDRRSCDYHEDDSVHAYHRATNADYGGSGFDRGHLAAAGNHRWSQKAMNDTFYLSNIAPQVPQLNQNAWNNLEKYSRSLTRTYQNVYVCTGPLFLPRTEADGKSYVKYQVIGKNHVAVPTHFFKVLILEAADGQIELRSYVMPNAPVDEAVPLERFLVPIESIERASGLLFVPNILARTGSLKAITAGSE; encoded by the exons ATGGCCAAGCAGTTGCTTCGGGGCGGCTTGACCCTGGCGCTGGGCGCAGGACTGGGTGCAGCCGCCGAGGGCtggcggcggcgggcgggcgcACGGGCGGCGCCGGGGCTGCTGAGCCGGCTGCCCGTGCTGCCtgtggcggcggcggccgggcTTCCCGCCGTGCCCGGGGCTCCGACGGGCGGCAGCCCCGGCGAGCTGGCGAAGTACGGGCTGCCCGGGGTGGCGCAGCTCAAGTGCCGTGAGTCGTACATGCTGTGTTACGACCCGCGCACCCGCGGCGCGCTCTGGGTGGTCGAGCAGCTGCGGCCTGAGAATCTCCGCGGCGACGGCGACCGCCGCTCCTGCGACTACCACGAGGACGACTCGGTGCATGCCTATCACCGCGCCACCAACGCCGACTATGGGGGCAGCGGCTTCGACCGCGGCCATCTCGCCGCCGCCGGCAACCACCGCTGGAGCCAGAAGGCCATGAACGACACCTTCTACCTGAGCAACATCGCGCCCCAG GTGCCCCAGCTCAACCAGAATGCCTGGAACAACCTGGAAAAGTACAGCCGCAGCCTGACCCGCACCTACCAAAATGTCTATGTCTGCACGGGGCCTCTCTTCCTGCCCAG GACGGAGGCTGATGGGAAGTCCTATGTGAAGTACCAGGTAATTGGCAAGAACCACGTGGCGGTGCCCACCCACTTCTTCAAAGTGCTGATCCTGGAGGCAGCAGACGGGCAGATCGAACTCCGCTCCTATGTGATGCCCAACGCACCTGTGGATGAGGCGGTCCCGCTGGAGCGCTTCCTGGTGCCCATCGAGAGCATTGAGCGGGCCTCAGGCCTGCTCTTTGTGCCAAATATCCTGGCACGGACAGGCAGCCTTAAGGCCATCACTGCAGGCAGCGAGTAA